The proteins below are encoded in one region of Fibrella aestuarina BUZ 2:
- a CDS encoding PQQ-dependent sugar dehydrogenase: MLYKTLYILLASLAATSGFSFLVARFCEAGEKPKVDASVAEVRTVNAHPKLRFDSPVEYTYASDGTNRMFVVEQSGQIKVVDQVSNAPTADTYLDIRKRVAYGGEMGLLGLAFHPDFAKNGFFFVNYTKDNPRETVISRFKASSTNARQIDPASEVVLLTYRQPYSNHNGGKLAFGPDGYLYIAAGDGGSGGDPQNNAQNKASLLGKMLRIDVNSTEKGHYGTPKDNPYAGNRNGWREEIYAYGLRNPWRFSFDKQNRLWVGDVGQNKIEEIDVVTKGGNYGWRIREANAAYKNGEKATDPLIDPIYEYTHDNGDVSVTGGVVYEGKAIPALANKYLFADYASGRVWALTPTGRNSATSQQVLERAGTISAFGEDRAGEVYLCDHGDGRILKVVAGK; this comes from the coding sequence ATGCTGTACAAAACCCTCTATATTCTGCTTGCTTCGCTAGCCGCCACCAGTGGCTTTTCGTTTTTGGTAGCCCGTTTCTGTGAAGCTGGCGAAAAGCCAAAAGTCGACGCCAGCGTAGCAGAGGTGCGTACCGTAAACGCTCATCCCAAACTTCGCTTCGACTCACCCGTTGAGTACACCTACGCCAGCGACGGGACCAACCGCATGTTTGTGGTGGAGCAGTCGGGGCAAATCAAGGTTGTCGATCAGGTCAGTAATGCGCCAACGGCCGACACCTATCTCGACATTCGGAAGCGTGTAGCGTACGGCGGTGAAATGGGACTATTGGGCCTTGCGTTCCATCCCGATTTTGCCAAAAATGGCTTCTTCTTCGTCAATTACACCAAAGACAATCCGCGTGAAACGGTCATCAGCCGATTCAAAGCCAGCTCGACAAATGCGCGGCAGATTGACCCCGCATCAGAAGTAGTGCTGCTGACATACCGGCAACCTTACTCGAACCACAACGGTGGTAAACTTGCGTTTGGTCCCGATGGCTATCTGTACATCGCGGCGGGCGACGGCGGCAGTGGCGGCGATCCACAGAATAACGCGCAGAACAAAGCCAGCCTGTTGGGCAAGATGTTGCGTATCGACGTGAACAGCACCGAGAAGGGGCATTACGGCACTCCAAAAGATAATCCGTATGCAGGCAACCGAAACGGATGGCGTGAGGAGATTTACGCCTACGGGCTACGGAATCCGTGGCGCTTCAGCTTCGACAAGCAAAACCGCCTTTGGGTTGGCGACGTGGGGCAGAATAAGATTGAGGAGATCGATGTCGTCACCAAAGGCGGTAATTATGGCTGGCGCATCCGCGAAGCCAACGCCGCGTACAAAAACGGCGAAAAGGCAACCGACCCGCTGATCGACCCCATCTATGAATATACCCACGACAACGGCGACGTGTCGGTAACGGGCGGTGTCGTTTATGAAGGGAAGGCCATCCCAGCACTGGCCAACAAGTACTTGTTTGCCGATTATGCCAGCGGCCGGGTTTGGGCTCTGACGCCTACAGGCCGAAACAGCGCCACCAGTCAGCAGGTGCTTGAACGGGCCGGAACGATCTCGGCATTTGGCGAAGATCGGGCGGGCGAAGTGTATCTCTGCGACCACGGCGATGGCCGGATTCTGAAGGTAGTGGCCGGGAAGTAG
- a CDS encoding SDR family oxidoreductase, whose protein sequence is MKIGIIGATGMLGKPVTQALVQAGFPVRIIARNVPEAQALFPKSEVVFGDLQQPDSLVTALAGCTVTYLSLSVKQTEKPTDFHTETDGLRHLLAAAKTAGVTRIAYLSSIVMRYQGMNGFDWWVFRLKQEAVALIKASGLDYSIFYPSNFMETMLTTQRMGPLVLVVGTSPVKPWFIAAHDYGRQVVRALQRVRAGEPQEYVIQGPEPVTQLDAARRLVRVYKKANLQVVAVVPTLLRLGRLFSPQADYGWHIGEALNRYPETFEAQRTWEELGKPATTIELFAESVN, encoded by the coding sequence ATGAAAATTGGCATTATTGGCGCTACCGGTATGCTCGGCAAGCCCGTTACGCAGGCGCTTGTTCAGGCGGGTTTTCCCGTGCGCATCATCGCCCGCAACGTACCTGAAGCCCAAGCCTTGTTCCCCAAAAGCGAGGTTGTTTTTGGGGACCTGCAACAGCCTGATTCGCTGGTGACGGCCCTTGCGGGCTGTACGGTAACGTACCTGAGCCTGTCGGTAAAACAAACCGAAAAACCGACGGATTTCCACACCGAAACCGACGGGCTGCGGCACCTGCTGGCGGCGGCCAAAACGGCAGGTGTAACGCGGATTGCCTACCTCTCGTCGATCGTGATGCGCTATCAGGGGATGAACGGGTTTGACTGGTGGGTGTTTCGGCTCAAGCAGGAGGCGGTGGCGCTCATCAAAGCGTCGGGGCTGGACTACAGCATCTTTTACCCGTCCAATTTTATGGAAACCATGCTGACCACGCAGCGCATGGGGCCGTTGGTCCTGGTGGTGGGTACGTCGCCGGTGAAGCCGTGGTTTATCGCCGCCCATGACTATGGGCGGCAGGTGGTGCGGGCGCTGCAACGGGTGCGGGCGGGCGAACCGCAGGAATACGTGATTCAGGGCCCCGAACCCGTCACCCAACTCGATGCGGCCCGCCGGTTGGTCAGGGTATACAAAAAAGCCAACCTGCAGGTTGTCGCGGTAGTCCCGACGTTGCTGCGATTGGGGCGATTATTCTCGCCACAGGCCGATTACGGCTGGCACATTGGCGAGGCTCTGAACCGATACCCGGAGACCTTCGAGGCCCAACGTACCTGGGAGGAACTCGGTAAGCCAGCCACCACCATCGAGCTGTTCGCCGAAAGCGTGAACTGA
- a CDS encoding sensor histidine kinase: protein MIRPYLLLTLLFLTGVACFGQSARSQPSSTDSVSQPGSFIGGVSDGFKASAQADTGLVRVGKNGGMSGSYWRFKTGDDIRWASPAYDDQAWQSNVSPSDPLNGNKPLWKSGKGWFRLRFRLHPKLLTNEPTLVVDQTGRSELYLDGKRLAVLGTSEMDTIGMQRLIRFVPLPITDTTTHVLAVRYTLRRDAVVKADFDEGAFSVKVQSADLAPIALLVTQLVQTGSAFLLTGIFGTLALLHFLFYRANKTQKVNKLLGWEMLAFSVSYATRRLDDFTATLTTNSIIDTVSELMMQVGLVFLLTAIYRYLDLKRNWWYYTVVGLLALALLYRFFVGNVPYELDSLAYLVLGIEYLRVSWIGRRRKDVYSRLPWVSIRTALYCLLFLMVVMIVITIVEVLTTGSGDININLGWFSGVLFVTTMLGLLSFPVGLSLSLVQDYARTYRSLDGKLKEVEELSARTLLQEQEKQALLAQQNETLERLVQERTAALDQSLTDLRATQDQLIQREKLASLGELTAGVAHEIQNPLNFVNNFSEVSVELITELEDEQARAADERDEGLEREIMADIKQNVSKINEHGKRAASIVRGMLQHSRASTGQREATNLNALADEYLKLAYHGLRASDKSFDVSLVTHYDPALPTVSVVPSDIGRVLMNLLTNAFHAVRDRSVQARQQGVDYKPTVTLTTEHDGNRVRIRVHDNGLGIPDSVRSKIFQPFFTTKPTGQGTGLGLSISYDIVTKGHSGTISLQSEPDAFTEFVVELPA from the coding sequence ATGATCCGCCCGTACCTACTCCTGACGCTACTTTTTCTGACCGGTGTGGCCTGTTTTGGGCAGTCGGCCCGGTCGCAGCCTTCCTCAACCGATTCGGTTTCTCAACCAGGGTCGTTTATTGGTGGCGTAAGCGATGGCTTTAAGGCGTCTGCGCAAGCAGACACTGGTCTAGTAAGGGTGGGCAAAAATGGCGGGATGTCGGGGTCATACTGGCGCTTCAAAACGGGCGACGACATCCGGTGGGCCAGCCCCGCTTACGACGATCAGGCCTGGCAGTCAAATGTATCACCTTCCGATCCACTCAATGGCAATAAGCCACTGTGGAAGTCGGGAAAAGGCTGGTTTCGGCTCCGGTTTCGACTGCACCCGAAGCTGCTGACCAACGAACCCACCCTGGTTGTTGATCAAACGGGTCGGTCTGAGTTGTACCTGGATGGAAAGCGGCTGGCCGTGCTGGGTACGTCGGAGATGGATACAATTGGTATGCAACGGCTGATCCGGTTCGTTCCGCTGCCCATTACCGACACCACTACCCATGTACTGGCTGTACGCTATACGCTACGGCGCGACGCTGTCGTCAAAGCAGATTTTGACGAAGGCGCCTTTTCAGTAAAAGTGCAGTCGGCTGATCTGGCTCCGATTGCGCTACTTGTCACCCAACTGGTGCAGACGGGCTCGGCTTTCCTGCTAACCGGCATTTTCGGGACGCTCGCCTTACTCCATTTCCTGTTTTACCGGGCCAACAAAACCCAGAAGGTCAATAAGCTCCTGGGTTGGGAAATGCTGGCGTTTTCGGTGTCCTATGCCACCCGCCGGCTCGATGATTTCACCGCGACGCTCACAACCAACTCAATTATCGATACCGTTAGCGAACTGATGATGCAGGTTGGGCTGGTCTTTCTGCTGACGGCCATTTATCGTTACCTCGACCTCAAACGCAACTGGTGGTATTACACGGTGGTTGGCTTGCTGGCGCTGGCACTGCTGTATCGGTTTTTCGTTGGGAATGTGCCCTACGAGCTCGATTCGCTTGCCTATTTGGTGCTGGGTATCGAATACCTGCGTGTGAGCTGGATTGGCCGCCGGCGGAAGGATGTCTATTCCCGCCTGCCCTGGGTGTCGATCAGGACTGCCCTTTATTGCCTCTTATTCCTGATGGTGGTAATGATCGTGATCACTATAGTTGAAGTGCTGACAACGGGTTCTGGCGATATCAACATTAACCTGGGCTGGTTTTCGGGCGTATTGTTTGTGACCACCATGCTGGGGCTACTCAGTTTTCCGGTCGGTCTGTCGCTGTCGCTCGTGCAGGATTACGCCCGTACCTACCGTTCGCTGGACGGCAAGCTGAAAGAGGTCGAGGAGCTCTCGGCCCGCACGCTGCTACAGGAGCAGGAAAAGCAGGCGCTGCTGGCGCAGCAGAACGAGACGCTGGAGCGGCTGGTGCAGGAGCGCACGGCGGCCCTCGATCAGTCGCTCACCGACCTGCGCGCCACGCAGGATCAACTGATTCAGCGCGAAAAGCTGGCCTCGCTGGGCGAGCTGACGGCGGGCGTGGCGCACGAGATTCAGAACCCGCTCAATTTCGTCAATAATTTCTCGGAAGTATCGGTCGAGCTGATTACCGAGTTGGAAGACGAACAGGCCCGCGCCGCCGACGAGCGCGACGAAGGCCTGGAACGGGAGATCATGGCCGACATTAAGCAGAACGTCAGCAAGATCAACGAGCATGGCAAACGGGCGGCCAGCATCGTGCGGGGGATGCTACAGCACAGCCGGGCCAGCACCGGCCAACGCGAAGCCACCAACCTGAATGCGCTGGCCGACGAATACCTCAAACTGGCGTACCACGGCCTGCGGGCCAGCGACAAGTCGTTTGATGTGTCGCTCGTTACGCATTACGATCCGGCCCTGCCTACGGTCTCGGTTGTGCCCTCCGATATCGGGCGGGTGCTGATGAATTTGCTGACCAACGCCTTTCATGCCGTGCGCGATCGGTCGGTGCAGGCCCGGCAGCAGGGCGTCGACTACAAACCCACGGTGACCCTGACGACCGAACACGACGGCAACCGGGTGCGTATCCGAGTGCACGACAATGGACTGGGCATACCCGACTCGGTGCGAAGTAAGATATTCCAGCCTTTTTTCACGACAAAACCCACGGGGCAGGGCACCGGCCTTGGGCTGTCGATCAGCTACGATATCGTGACCAAAGGGCATAGCGGCACCATCAGTCTGCAGTCGGAGCCGGATGCCTTCACAGAATTTGTTGTCGAATTGCCCGCGTAA
- the dtd gene encoding D-aminoacyl-tRNA deacylase, whose protein sequence is MIAVLQRVSEAAVRIDGQVAGQIGRGFLVLLGITHTDTTDDIVWLSKKIAGMRVFNDEDGKMNLDLAAVQGSVLLISQFTLHASTKKGNRPSFIDAARPDVAIPLYEQMIVQLSADVGHPIQTGRFGADMQVSLLNDGPVTIVIDTKNRI, encoded by the coding sequence ATGATCGCTGTTTTACAACGGGTTTCGGAGGCTGCTGTCCGTATTGACGGGCAGGTGGCCGGGCAGATCGGGCGGGGCTTTCTGGTCTTGCTGGGCATCACCCATACCGATACGACCGACGACATTGTCTGGCTCTCGAAGAAGATTGCCGGTATGCGGGTCTTTAACGATGAGGATGGTAAGATGAACCTCGACCTGGCCGCCGTGCAGGGGAGCGTGCTGCTGATCAGCCAGTTTACGCTGCACGCCAGCACCAAAAAAGGCAATCGCCCCAGCTTTATCGACGCCGCCCGGCCCGACGTGGCCATTCCGCTCTACGAGCAGATGATCGTCCAACTGAGCGCCGACGTCGGCCACCCCATTCAGACGGGCCGGTTTGGGGCCGACATGCAGGTCTCACTCCTCAACGACGGCCCCGTCACGATTGTCATCGACACCAAAAACCGGATATAG
- a CDS encoding serine O-acetyltransferase: protein MSTSLTTFLGRLAAQGKQYQYRLPSRPDAGRFIDQLMRMLFPVTQDCQSVTANVGETYLRLNEQLLCLLQPIRPNLGTLPEAVAHRFFDELPAIHEHLLLDAQAIADNDPAAVSIEEVIAVYPGFYAIAVYRIAHALLQAGVPLLPRMLTEYAHGQTGIDIHPGATIGPSFFIDHGTGVVIGETTIIGANVRVYQGVTLGATHIAKSLAQKKRHPSIEDNVVIYANATILGGNTVVGHDSVIGGNVWLTESVPPFSRVYHRSQIDVRTIEQDV from the coding sequence ATGTCTACTTCTTTGACGACGTTTCTGGGCCGACTGGCTGCTCAGGGCAAGCAATATCAGTATCGGCTGCCCTCGCGCCCCGATGCCGGTCGGTTTATCGACCAACTCATGCGGATGCTGTTTCCCGTCACGCAGGATTGCCAGTCGGTAACGGCCAACGTTGGTGAAACGTACCTGCGGCTCAACGAGCAGTTGTTATGCCTGCTCCAGCCAATCCGGCCTAATCTGGGTACGTTGCCCGAGGCCGTAGCGCATCGCTTTTTCGACGAACTCCCCGCCATTCATGAGCACCTGCTGCTGGATGCACAAGCCATTGCCGACAATGACCCGGCGGCGGTCAGCATCGAGGAGGTGATCGCCGTATATCCGGGCTTTTATGCCATTGCCGTGTACCGCATTGCCCACGCGCTGCTACAGGCCGGTGTGCCCCTGTTGCCCCGGATGCTGACCGAGTATGCACACGGCCAGACGGGTATCGACATTCACCCCGGCGCGACGATCGGCCCTTCATTTTTTATTGACCACGGTACCGGCGTCGTCATCGGCGAAACGACGATTATCGGTGCCAACGTGCGGGTGTATCAGGGCGTAACGCTGGGCGCCACCCACATTGCCAAATCGCTGGCGCAGAAAAAACGCCACCCGAGCATTGAAGACAACGTGGTGATTTACGCTAACGCCACCATTCTGGGCGGCAACACGGTCGTTGGGCACGACTCGGTCATCGGTGGTAACGTCTGGCTCACCGAGAGCGTCCCGCCCTTCTCGCGGGTATACCACCGCAGTCAGATCGACGTGCGGACTATCGAGCAGGACGTGTAG
- a CDS encoding class I SAM-dependent methyltransferase, protein MWYTDFFHGLPQRTWKAAQTDDQTQLELERVIESMEFGPGDRVLDVFCGYGRHALPLARMGAEVTGIDISAESIAELQADAQRENVPLRAIQADFLTTPLDVLGGAGSFQAVYCLGNSFCFFEHGPMQAFVERMAALLEPGGRLLVQSSMVAESLLPDFQERTWLPVGDDVQVLMEADYDPLTARLTQQLTYIQHAATGVETAQRTAEYTIYTIAELVGFLRRAGLITLAVYGTVEGDDYRIGDEGVWLLAERISH, encoded by the coding sequence ATGTGGTATACAGATTTCTTCCATGGGTTGCCGCAACGTACCTGGAAGGCCGCCCAAACCGACGACCAAACGCAGCTTGAACTGGAGCGGGTGATCGAGTCGATGGAATTTGGCCCCGGCGACCGCGTGCTCGACGTGTTTTGTGGGTATGGCCGTCATGCCCTGCCACTAGCCCGTATGGGTGCCGAGGTAACGGGCATTGATATTTCGGCCGAATCGATTGCCGAGTTACAGGCTGACGCCCAGCGCGAAAATGTACCCCTGCGCGCCATTCAGGCCGATTTCCTGACAACGCCGCTTGATGTACTGGGCGGGGCAGGTTCATTTCAGGCGGTGTACTGCCTGGGCAACAGTTTCTGTTTTTTCGAGCATGGCCCCATGCAGGCATTTGTGGAGCGGATGGCGGCATTGCTGGAACCCGGCGGGCGGTTGTTGGTGCAATCGAGCATGGTGGCCGAAAGCCTGCTGCCCGATTTTCAGGAACGTACCTGGCTGCCCGTGGGCGATGACGTACAGGTGCTGATGGAGGCGGACTATGACCCCCTCACGGCCCGACTGACCCAGCAGCTAACCTACATTCAGCACGCCGCAACGGGTGTGGAAACCGCCCAGCGAACGGCTGAATACACCATCTACACCATTGCCGAATTGGTCGGGTTTTTGCGGCGGGCGGGCCTCATAACACTCGCTGTATACGGTACGGTCGAAGGTGACGATTACCGCATCGGTGACGAGGGTGTTTGGCTACTTGCCGAGCGCATAAGTCACTAA
- a CDS encoding L,D-transpeptidase family protein → MTQRRNWIHLGRLAALLLSLTFVRCSDKKPAGPDWPAQLQATRRYADSLGIDSTRFASSNPAEARQTLEKLITEIRYGHEPDDQSFAKLKETVDTAVVGKALRASDVASALKTDAPRFAPYKALLAQYQQVRQTATPEQRKAIERTLNYYRYLNRFSNEQFILVNIPAARLVVYDRAGQRTLPMDVIVGKADKATPRFNCNLTEIVAYPYWNVPESIAKKEILPKVKASTSYLDSQNMQILDARNEPVDPESIDWETVSASDFPYRFRQTSGCHNSLGLIKFVLNGPPAIYLHDTNARELFDQTTNHWRSHGCVRVQQPVELANFVLGATKFDEGFYNRCLVDQTPKSFKLPKPFPVFVTYLLADVDDQGKLVYFKDVYRLEKKMDLAAR, encoded by the coding sequence ATGACTCAACGCAGAAACTGGATACACCTGGGTCGGTTGGCAGCACTGTTGCTGTCGCTGACCTTCGTCCGCTGTTCCGACAAGAAACCGGCCGGTCCCGACTGGCCCGCGCAGTTGCAGGCAACGCGGCGCTACGCCGACTCGCTCGGCATCGACAGTACGCGCTTTGCCAGCAGCAACCCCGCCGAAGCCCGCCAAACGCTCGAAAAACTGATTACCGAAATCCGCTACGGACACGAACCCGACGATCAGTCGTTTGCCAAGCTGAAGGAGACGGTCGATACGGCAGTGGTTGGAAAAGCCCTTCGGGCCAGCGATGTGGCGTCGGCTCTGAAAACGGACGCGCCCCGCTTTGCGCCCTACAAAGCCCTGTTGGCGCAGTACCAGCAGGTGCGGCAAACGGCCACGCCCGAGCAACGGAAGGCCATTGAACGCACGCTCAACTATTACCGCTACCTCAACCGGTTCAGCAATGAGCAGTTCATTCTGGTGAATATTCCGGCGGCGCGGCTGGTGGTGTATGACCGGGCCGGGCAGCGCACGTTGCCGATGGACGTGATTGTGGGCAAGGCCGACAAAGCGACGCCCCGGTTCAATTGCAACCTGACCGAAATTGTGGCTTACCCGTACTGGAACGTACCTGAGAGCATCGCCAAGAAGGAGATTCTGCCGAAAGTGAAGGCAAGCACGAGCTACCTCGACAGCCAGAATATGCAGATACTGGATGCCCGCAACGAGCCGGTCGACCCCGAGTCGATTGATTGGGAAACGGTATCCGCCAGCGACTTTCCGTACCGGTTCCGGCAAACATCAGGCTGCCACAACTCGCTGGGGCTGATCAAATTCGTGCTCAATGGCCCGCCCGCTATCTACCTCCACGACACCAACGCCCGCGAGCTCTTCGACCAGACCACCAACCACTGGCGGAGCCACGGTTGTGTGCGGGTGCAACAGCCCGTAGAGCTAGCCAACTTCGTGTTGGGTGCGACCAAATTTGATGAGGGATTCTATAACCGGTGCCTCGTCGACCAGACGCCGAAATCGTTCAAACTGCCGAAGCCATTCCCGGTTTTCGTCACGTACCTGCTGGCCGACGTCGATGATCAGGGTAAGCTGGTCTATTTTAAAGACGTATATCGTCTCGAAAAGAAAATGGATCTGGCCGCCCGGTAA
- a CDS encoding redoxin domain-containing protein, protein MALTVGQQAPAFTLFSSDKKEVSLADYAGRNVVLLFFPMAFTSVCTAELCEMRDNLHVYQNLNADVLAISVDSPFTLDKFKAEQNLPFPLLSDFNKEVSAAYGALYDTFVMNMHGVSKRAAFVVGTDGALKYTEVLDNAGNVPNFTAIQAALN, encoded by the coding sequence ATGGCTTTAACAGTAGGACAACAAGCCCCCGCTTTTACCCTATTCTCATCGGATAAAAAAGAAGTGTCGCTGGCCGATTATGCCGGTCGCAACGTGGTGTTGCTTTTCTTCCCAATGGCGTTTACCAGCGTATGTACCGCCGAACTCTGCGAAATGCGCGACAACCTGCACGTCTACCAGAACCTGAATGCCGACGTACTGGCTATTTCGGTCGACTCACCCTTCACGCTCGACAAATTCAAAGCGGAGCAGAACCTCCCTTTCCCATTGCTGTCTGACTTCAACAAGGAGGTATCGGCCGCCTACGGGGCGCTGTATGACACCTTCGTGATGAACATGCACGGCGTCAGCAAACGAGCCGCCTTTGTGGTTGGCACCGATGGCGCGCTCAAGTACACCGAGGTGCTCGACAACGCCGGTAACGTACCCAACTTCACGGCCATACAGGCAGCCCTGAATTAA
- a CDS encoding murein L,D-transpeptidase catalytic domain family protein: MTKPLLIALSLLCLSMTGSEKPNTSSTPLTVTAKKAVPATVAPANEALALYDELGLATTGLGRDVYALALKGMQRMAAARPLLSIVDMSQPSSKKRLYIIDLAKRKLLFNTYVAHGRNSGELLPTKFSNTNSSYQSSLGFYQTMGLYQGKHGLSMQLKGLERGWNDNAFSRAIVMHGADYVCEDFIKRTGRLGRSQGCPAVSPTECSSIVKTIAGGSCLFIYSPNETYLNESTFLKG, translated from the coding sequence ATGACTAAACCACTGCTGATTGCCCTGTCGTTGCTTTGTCTGTCGATGACAGGCTCCGAAAAGCCAAACACGTCTTCCACTCCGCTGACCGTGACCGCCAAAAAAGCGGTACCTGCAACCGTAGCACCCGCCAACGAAGCCCTCGCTCTTTATGATGAACTGGGCCTGGCCACCACCGGATTGGGCCGCGATGTCTATGCATTAGCCCTGAAGGGTATGCAACGTATGGCTGCCGCCCGTCCCCTCCTATCTATCGTTGATATGAGTCAGCCGTCGAGCAAAAAACGGCTGTATATTATTGACTTAGCTAAGCGTAAGTTACTGTTTAACACCTATGTAGCGCACGGCCGCAACTCGGGTGAGTTGTTGCCAACCAAATTTTCTAATACCAACTCGTCGTACCAGTCGAGTCTCGGCTTTTACCAGACTATGGGGCTGTATCAGGGCAAGCACGGTCTGTCGATGCAGTTGAAAGGCCTGGAACGGGGCTGGAACGACAATGCCTTTTCGCGGGCAATCGTGATGCACGGGGCCGATTACGTTTGTGAGGATTTCATCAAGCGCACCGGTCGTCTGGGCCGCAGCCAGGGTTGTCCCGCTGTCTCGCCTACCGAGTGCTCGTCGATCGTTAAAACCATCGCTGGCGGCTCCTGCCTGTTCATTTATTCGCCCAACGAGACGTATCTGAACGAGTCGACCTTTCTGAAAGGGTAA
- a CDS encoding ROK family protein: protein MQTYWGIDLGGTKIEGVILSAPSPDAVVIRQRIDTEAHLGYQHIVDRIVLLIDQLKAETGYVPDRIGFATPGTLDPATQTMKNCNTTCLNGQPLKQALLERLGTSVELANDANCFALAEATLGAVPEVVPNFQSVFGVIMGTGVGGGVVIRGLDGRPFVINGLHGIGGEWGHNILEENGYDCYCGKRGCNEQVLSGTALQRFYYEQSGEKRKLKEIVERHRAGIDPVASLTIDRMLEYFGRAISTITNVLDPDAIVLGGGVSSIDELYTEGVERIKKYIFNSGVVHTPILRPKLGDSAGVFGAAML, encoded by the coding sequence ATGCAAACCTATTGGGGTATCGACTTGGGCGGTACTAAGATTGAAGGCGTCATTCTGTCGGCCCCTTCGCCCGACGCGGTAGTGATTCGCCAACGCATCGATACTGAAGCGCATCTGGGCTACCAGCATATCGTCGACCGGATCGTGCTGCTGATCGATCAGCTCAAGGCCGAAACCGGCTACGTACCTGACCGCATCGGCTTTGCCACGCCCGGTACCCTCGACCCGGCCACGCAGACCATGAAAAACTGCAACACGACCTGCCTCAACGGGCAGCCGCTGAAACAGGCGCTGCTGGAGCGGCTGGGTACGTCGGTCGAGCTGGCCAACGACGCCAACTGCTTTGCGCTGGCCGAAGCGACACTCGGCGCCGTGCCCGAAGTAGTACCCAATTTCCAGAGCGTATTTGGCGTGATCATGGGTACGGGCGTTGGCGGTGGCGTGGTCATTCGCGGCCTCGACGGGCGCCCGTTCGTGATCAACGGCCTGCATGGCATCGGGGGCGAGTGGGGCCATAACATCCTGGAAGAGAACGGCTACGACTGCTATTGCGGTAAACGCGGCTGCAACGAACAGGTGCTCTCAGGAACGGCACTGCAACGATTTTACTACGAGCAGAGTGGCGAGAAACGGAAGCTGAAAGAAATCGTTGAGCGCCACCGCGCCGGTATCGACCCCGTTGCCAGCCTCACCATCGACCGCATGCTGGAGTATTTTGGCCGGGCCATCTCGACCATCACCAACGTGCTTGACCCGGACGCCATCGTGCTAGGCGGCGGCGTAAGCAGCATTGACGAACTGTACACGGAAGGCGTCGAGCGCATCAAAAAATACATTTTCAACAGTGGTGTCGTCCACACGCCCATTCTCCGCCCGAAACTCGGCGACAGCGCCGGTGTATTCGGTGCGGCGATGTTGTAA
- a CDS encoding TetR/AcrR family transcriptional regulator, whose amino-acid sequence MEVVERKQRTREQTRTGILQTAKDIARREGWQAVSIRKIADAIEYSAPVVYDYFDSKDRLLDEVRNEGFRHLRQEYERLVKLYRDPEKLLYEISLVQWQFAVQQPELYQVMYNLNGANCQVSLDESDEMKTVNEIVSRIIFSFIPKSAESIRRLYFEWWATSHGLITLGLLLRGQQPIDTSEQIYRETLRRFIRNLR is encoded by the coding sequence ATGGAAGTAGTCGAGCGCAAGCAGCGCACCCGCGAACAGACGCGGACGGGTATTCTCCAGACCGCCAAAGACATTGCCCGCCGCGAAGGCTGGCAGGCTGTCTCGATTCGGAAAATAGCCGATGCCATCGAGTATAGTGCGCCGGTTGTTTATGATTACTTCGATAGTAAGGACCGTCTGCTCGATGAGGTTCGCAACGAAGGGTTTCGTCACCTGCGTCAGGAATATGAACGGCTGGTGAAACTCTACCGCGACCCCGAGAAATTGCTCTACGAAATATCATTGGTTCAGTGGCAGTTTGCCGTTCAGCAGCCCGAGTTGTATCAGGTCATGTACAACCTGAACGGGGCCAACTGCCAGGTGTCGCTCGACGAATCGGATGAGATGAAGACTGTCAACGAGATCGTCAGTCGGATCATTTTCTCATTCATTCCGAAGTCGGCTGAAAGCATCCGCCGACTCTATTTCGAATGGTGGGCGACCTCACACGGCCTCATTACGCTGGGCCTCCTGTTGCGGGGCCAGCAGCCCATCGACACCTCCGAACAAATTTACCGCGAAACCCTCCGCCGGTTCATCCGCAACCTGCGCTAG